One genomic region from Myripristis murdjan chromosome 7, fMyrMur1.1, whole genome shotgun sequence encodes:
- the taf13 gene encoding transcription initiation factor TFIID subunit 13 — protein MADEEDEVGFDEELEDGSSGVDVGHGKRKRLFSKELRCMMYGFGDDQNPYTESVDILEDLVIEFITEMTHKAMSIGRQGRVQVEDIVFLIRKDPRKFARVKDLLTMNEELKRARKAFDEANYGS, from the coding sequence ATGGCGGATGAGGAGGACGAGGTTGGCTTTGACGAGGAGCTGGAGGACGGCTCCAGCGGCGTGGATGTAGGACACGGCAAGAGAAAGAGGCTGTTCTCCAAGGAGCTCCGGTGTATGATGTACGGATTTGGAGACGACCAAAATCCGTACACGGAGTCCGTGGATATTCTGGAGGACCTGGTGATCGAGTTCATCACGGAAATGACCCACAAAGCCATGTCCATCGGTCGGCAGGGCCGCGTCCAGGTGGAGGACATAGTTTTCCTCATCCGGAAAGACCCGAGGAAGTTCGCCAGAGTCAAAGACCTCTTGACAATGAACGAGGAGCTGAAGAGAGCCCGTAAAGCTTTCGATGAAGCAAACTATGGCTCCTAA